One Candidatus Lernaella stagnicola genomic window, GATCGCCGCGGACGACACTACGGGTAGTCTTCTGGAAAAGCTGGCCGCCGTGGCCGGACCGCTGATCCTGGACACCTTGCGGCAATGGGCCGCGGGGCAAATCGAACCCGTGCCGCAAAACGACGGCGACTCCAGCTACGCGCCCATGCTCTCCAAAGACGAGGGCCGTATCGATTGGCGCAAGCCGGCAACCGAACTGGTCAATCATTTGCGCGGCATGTCGCCCTGGCCGGGTGGCTTTACTTTTCTGGACGAGAGGCTCCTCAAAATCCTCACCGCCGAGGCGGTGCCGGGTGAAGGAGCGCCAGGCGAGATCGTACGGGCGAAAAAGGAACTGCTGGTCGGTACGGGGCTTGGTTTGCTGCGGCTGGATCGACTCCAATTGCAGGGGAAAAAGGCGATGGACGCCGCGGCTTTTCTAAACGGCGTCAAGCTCGCGGTCGGCGACCGTCTGGGGGATTCCTAGTTGGCGAACAACGCCCGCGAAATC contains:
- the fmt gene encoding methionyl-tRNA formyltransferase, yielding MRLIFMGTPPYAATILQYMIAEGLVPTLVVAQPDRPAGRNRKVMAPAVKLAAQAADIPVFQPEKITHEARERIIAEKPEVIIVAAYGKILRPALLEAPPLGCLNAHASLLPVYRGAAPVNWAIVNGESVTGVSIMKMDEGVDTGPVLAQRSVPIAADDTTGSLLEKLAAVAGPLILDTLRQWAAGQIEPVPQNDGDSSYAPMLSKDEGRIDWRKPATELVNHLRGMSPWPGGFTFLDERLLKILTAEAVPGEGAPGEIVRAKKELLVGTGLGLLRLDRLQLQGKKAMDAAAFLNGVKLAVGDRLGDS